A stretch of the Sulfurospirillum sp. UCH001 genome encodes the following:
- the clpP gene encoding ATP-dependent Clp endopeptidase proteolytic subunit ClpP produces MSYYVPVVIEKTGRGERSYDIYSRLLKDRIIMLSGEINDVVASSIVAQLLFLEAEDPEKDIYLYINSPGGVITSGFSIYDTMNYIKPDISTICIGQAASMGAFLLSSGTKGKRYALPNARIMIHQPLGGAQGQATDIEIQAKEILRMKQVLNEILAKNCSQKLPKIVKDTERDFFMSAEESCEYGLIDKVLDRSFK; encoded by the coding sequence ATGAGCTATTATGTTCCTGTCGTTATCGAAAAAACAGGTCGTGGTGAGAGAAGTTACGATATCTACTCTCGCCTCTTAAAAGATCGTATCATTATGCTCAGCGGTGAGATTAATGATGTTGTTGCTTCTTCGATCGTTGCACAGCTTTTGTTCCTTGAAGCGGAAGATCCTGAGAAAGATATTTATCTTTATATTAACTCCCCAGGTGGAGTTATTACCAGTGGTTTTAGCATCTACGACACCATGAACTATATCAAGCCTGATATTAGTACCATTTGTATTGGTCAGGCTGCTTCGATGGGAGCATTTTTGCTTAGCTCTGGTACGAAAGGCAAACGTTATGCCTTGCCAAATGCTCGTATTATGATTCACCAACCATTAGGTGGTGCACAAGGACAGGCAACTGACATTGAAATTCAAGCCAAAGAAATTTTGCGTATGAAGCAAGTACTTAATGAAATTTTGGCAAAAAATTGTTCACAAAAACTTCCAAAAATCGTTAAAGATACTGAAAGAGATTTTTTTATGAGCGCAGAAGAGTCATGTGAATATGGATTAATTGATAAAGTACTTGATAGAAGTTTTAAATAA
- the tig gene encoding trigger factor gives MQIKVNRTNSANAAVEATISPALLQKKEEKMIASAASNMKVDGFRKGKVPAHIVKARYGKQLKEDAQTEALRELYTKALAELDVKAELVVGEPSFSKFEEKDGGLELVMKLSFRPTVNVEGYKECVPEYKAPKVTKKEIAERLEKTLALVAELKTVEEKRAVKSGDFVVIDFEGFLDGVAFDGGKAEGYTLEIGSGSFIPGFEDGIIGMKVSAKAKEIAVTFPENYGNKDLAGKPTVFKVTLKEIKVKDIPETPSEDMIKKLLPGVENPTLEVLEEQIETEIRNEKLAKLFNEEVKPKFVENVLEKIALDLPENIVDQEIDLQMRSVFGKLSEDEIKEFAGNPEKIKEKREEFRNDAEKSVKLTFIVDELAKQESINVSDQEVLQMIYFEAMQQGANPKEYLEFYEKQGVLPAIKMSIIEERLFTKLFTKGK, from the coding sequence ATGCAAATTAAAGTTAACCGTACTAATAGTGCTAATGCTGCAGTTGAGGCAACCATTTCACCAGCGCTATTGCAAAAAAAAGAAGAAAAAATGATTGCATCTGCAGCTTCAAATATGAAAGTAGATGGTTTTAGAAAAGGAAAAGTTCCAGCACATATCGTTAAAGCACGTTACGGCAAACAACTTAAAGAAGACGCACAAACTGAAGCACTTAGAGAGCTTTACACAAAAGCATTGGCAGAGCTAGATGTCAAAGCTGAACTCGTTGTAGGTGAGCCAAGTTTTTCTAAATTTGAAGAAAAAGATGGTGGTTTAGAACTCGTTATGAAACTTTCATTTAGACCAACTGTAAATGTTGAAGGCTATAAAGAGTGTGTACCTGAATATAAAGCTCCAAAAGTCACTAAAAAAGAGATCGCTGAGAGACTTGAAAAAACATTGGCACTTGTTGCTGAACTTAAAACTGTTGAAGAAAAACGTGCTGTTAAATCAGGTGACTTCGTTGTGATCGATTTCGAAGGCTTCCTAGACGGTGTTGCGTTTGATGGCGGTAAAGCAGAAGGTTATACACTTGAGATTGGTAGTGGTTCATTTATTCCTGGTTTTGAAGATGGTATCATCGGTATGAAAGTAAGCGCTAAAGCAAAAGAAATTGCTGTTACATTCCCAGAAAACTATGGTAACAAAGATCTTGCAGGTAAGCCAACTGTATTTAAAGTAACCCTTAAAGAGATCAAAGTTAAAGATATTCCTGAGACTCCAAGCGAAGATATGATCAAAAAACTTCTTCCAGGTGTAGAAAACCCTACATTAGAAGTACTTGAAGAGCAAATCGAAACTGAAATCCGTAATGAAAAATTAGCAAAACTTTTCAATGAAGAAGTTAAACCTAAATTTGTTGAAAATGTTTTAGAAAAAATTGCTCTTGACCTTCCTGAGAACATCGTTGATCAAGAGATTGATCTTCAAATGAGAAGTGTTTTTGGAAAGCTTAGCGAAGATGAAATCAAAGAATTTGCAGGTAATCCTGAAAAAATTAAAGAAAAAAGAGAAGAATTCAGAAATGATGCAGAAAAAAGTGTTAAACTCACTTTCATTGTTGACGAATTAGCAAAACAAGAGAGCATCAACGTCAGTGACCAAGAAGTTCTTCAGATGATCTACTTTGAAGCAATGCAACAAGGTGCTAATCCAAAAGAATACTTAGAGTTCTACGAGAAACAAGGTGTTCTTCCAGCAATTAAAATGTCTATTATTGAAGAGAGACTCTTCACAAAGCTTTTTACTAAAGGTAAATAA